The Pochonia chlamydosporia 170 chromosome 1, whole genome shotgun sequence genome window below encodes:
- a CDS encoding DASH complex subunit dad3 domain-containing protein, whose amino-acid sequence MESNILSTPDLSPLEQEVLDEYERLSNNMKQLASVLDDLASNPSTEILDGLRDLERKTSLAFTLLKASVYSIVLQQEIDWGQGEQP is encoded by the exons ATGGAATCCAACATTCTCTCCACGCCAGACCTCTCGCCGCTAGAGCAAGAAGTCCTCGACGAATATGAACGGCTATCAAATAACATGAAGCAG TTGGCGTCTGTCCTAGATGACCTCGCTTCGAACCCGTCGACAGAAATCCTAGATGGGCTGCGGGACTTGGAGCGCAAGACGAGCCTGGCGTTTACGCTGCTCAAAGCGAGTGTTTATAGTATTGTGTTGCAGCAGGAGATTGATTGGGGGCAGGGGGAGCAGCCTTGA
- a CDS encoding 37S ribosomal protein S5 (similar to Cordyceps militaris CM01 XP_006670407.1) yields MSVTRPAHSLLGRCIASSRTRAASPSAAASVVSCQQFHSSAAARSKRRSRFRNVKAEEMGLLNPSVLSKYRQEKFPEYTKEELEVLTQKYTPEQLEALKAGEEAINPDDVIIQGRLRDDPYRPTYLEDYTVLDPRYDVKPKVDITPKEPEWLDQNAWVDRYGSKMIQMTDKKTSDQLTRAMVRALRRVKESNGEELIDLTEEELKDLENDPELLKKYLIEDDGQPEPDANAEGPDLLTRAQAMKLDEAVDAEWERELDKLSSVTDQSEVEPTNLELLAEGPAGVNRAYSAEAAELGKVPGVEGLYKSAADPEDEGQDDGGHYQEIKRLTGMKLRDIQSIYRKVLVTRWVSNQTRLGKVRSTSVVAIAGNGNGRLGLGIAKSTEAGLAAETAQLLAIRNMKPIRRYENRTIFGNAKAKVSGTVVELFSRPPGFGLRCPHRIFEMCRASGIHDIHARMPRSKNPMNSVKAAYEALTNQADPEEIAIGRGKKMVDVRKVYYGGAVY; encoded by the exons ATGAGCGTCACACGTCCGGCGCATAGCCTCCTGGGCCGGTGTATCGCCTCAAGTCGAACTCGAGCTGCCTCACCATCGGCAGCAGCGTCGGTAGTGTCATGCCAGCAGTTTCACagctcagcagcagcacgaTCCAAACGGCGGTCACGGTTCCGAAATGTCAAGGCCGAGGAAATGGGGCTGCTAAACCCCTCTGTGCTGTCAAAATACCGCCAGGAAAAGTTCCCCGAGTAcaccaaggaggagctggaggtCCTGACGCAAAAGTACACCCCCGAGCAGCTGGAAGCTCTCAAGGCGGGAGAGGAAGCAATCAACCCGGACGATGTGATCATCCAGGGACGACTCCGCGACGACCCCTATCGACCGACGTATCTTGAAGACTACACGGTGCTGGATCCGCGATACGACGTGAAGCCCAAAGTGGACATCACTCCCAAGGAGCCCGAGTGGCTGGACCAGAACGCATGGGTGGACCGGTACGGGTCGAAAATGATACAAATGACGGATAAAAAGACTAGCGATCAGCTCACGAGAGCCATGGTCCGCGCCCTGAGAAGGGTAAAGGAGAGCAATGGCGAGGAACTAATAGACCtgacggaggaggagctcaAGGACCTCGAGAACGACCCCGAGTTGCTCAAGAAGTACCTCATTGAAGACGACGGACAACCGGAGCCAGATGCCAATGCCGAGGGGCCGGATCTGCTGACGAGAGCGCAAGCCATGAAGCTCGACGAAGCAGTGGACGCGGAATGGGAAAGGGAACTGGACAAGCTGTCATCCGTGACGGACCAGAGCGAAGTCGAGCCCACGAACCTGGAGCTCCTGGCCGAGGGTCCCGCCGGCGTCAACCGCGCCTACTCTGCTGAAGCCGCTGAGCTGGGCAAGGTGCCCGGCGTCGAAGGTCTCTACAAGTCTGCCGCCGACCCCGAAGACGAGGGCCAGGACGACGGCGGCCATTACCAAGAGATCAAGCGCCTCACAGGCATGAAGCTCAGGGACATCCAGTCCATCTACCGCAAGGTCCTCGTCACGCGCTGGGTATCAAACCAGACCCGTCTAGGCAAAGTCCGCAGCACATccgtcgtcgccatcgccggcaacggcaacggccGTCTCGGCCTAGGCATCGCCAAGTCCACGGAAGCAGGACTCGCAGCCGAAACAGCACAGCTCCTCGCCATCCGCAACATGAAGCCCATCCGACGGTACGAGAACCGCACCATTTTCGGCaacgccaaagccaaggtgTCTGGAACGGTAGTCGAGCTCTTTTCCCGACCACCAG GCTTTGGCCTCCGCTGCCCACACCGCATCTTCGAAATGTGCCGCGCCTCCGGCATCCACGACATCCACGCGCGCATGCCCCGGTCCAAAAACCCCATGAACTCCGTCAAAGCGGCGTACGAGGCGCTCACAAACCAGGCTGATCCCGAGGAAATTGCCATTGGCagaggcaagaagatggttGATGTGCGCAAGGTGTATTACGGAGGTGCTGTATACTAG
- a CDS encoding aimless RasGEF (similar to Verticillium alfalfae VaMs.102 XP_003002583.1), whose translation MTSKSSNTSSSRKSRRTSDSPATLPKRRSSSTATPTQSNTTSSTSTPTTNTGKRRPSATTRDSTQTNASSSVFSRSSISTGITAASSSAGAGASALSPADGTTAGGDRDSFVSIVDDPFFQRFHPVITAHAEREASDESTSAEPQNDSDDNNNNKTQRWPPPRRESLTIGPSQYWPQPISTMESYNIAIIGADAVGKSTFVQRVLQLSRPPVTNTSSARIQVDNVTHMITLVELDLEHFELNPAQPIQWPKQINGHIVPRVDAALILYDVTDDGSIRQLPKTVAALTNSGLPAMLGACKCDCPEDDWEINADELANHQYFKPCIGQYKISIDRPDISKACIISVIRAAVMHRRDESGETVSRRRAQSAANLEAPDPSAGRPLSEHSKHSRASSDFSILKTFPNPQSNETYRFRVDKPGTDSFLDIDESDSESHRYSDDIPILQRNDDVIVEKHPKIAGVTFEELVDRLLAPRLSRADNNFSDIFLCLYRKFAAPGQLFSAILVRLDKVRDDKTAHYLTKTATQLRIIEVVAKWVSLYPGDFARPTTRRNLEDFIKHLSTEPIFAIAAQQMRRNLFFNVIEDDDTGWANSDNSGDEIASKILSKEMSDLSAGINALQFDGETDSLGGSENPSTDKGSRLGNQFQFNSYEEYEREATVLEPSDHLPMNKFRYHIFMDISEYDIADELTRIDWIMFSSIRIRDFVRHVSLSASQKDKCKSLQNVNRMISHFNHIAKWVANMILLRDKAKHRAQMLEKFMNIALKLRQLNNYNGLAAVLAGINGTAIHRLAQTRALVPTEVQKRFARLVILMGTQKSHFAYRLAWENSPLPRIPFIPLHRRDLVSAEEGSKTFLGPNDDRINWKKFEILGEVLLPIMKSQGAAYPNLAKHETARDLILGCRMPADDEEIYQRSLQLESSASGQIEPSKKKFPWFAK comes from the exons ATGACTTCAAAAAGTTCTAACACTTCTAGTAGTCGAAAGAGTCGCCGGACATCAGATAGCCCTGCGACCTTGCCGAAGCGACGATCCTCTTCTACTGCGACTCCGACCCAGTCCaacacaacctcatcaacttcaactccaaccacCAATACCGGCAAGCGGCGACCGTCAGCAACTACGCGCGATTCAACTCAAACAAACGCCAGCAGCAGCGTCTTCTCCCGCAGTTCCATCTCGACCGGCATAACCGCCGCCTCGAGCTCAGCCGGTGCCGGTGCTAGCGCTCTTTCTCCTGCTGATGGTACTACTGCTGGAGGTGATAGGGACTCCTTCGTCTCCATTGTCGACGACCCTTTCTTTCAACGCTTCCATCCCGTCATCACTGCCCACGCTGAGCGTGAGGCTTCCGACGAGAGCACCTCGGCCGAACCACAGAACGATAGCGAtgacaacaacaataacaaGACTCAACGTTGGCCACCTCCCCGTCGAGAGTCTTTGACTATTGGACCTTCACAATACTGG CCACAACCCATTTCCACAATGGAGAGCTACAACATTGCCATTATCGGCGCCGATGCCGTAGGCAAGTCGACATTCGTTCAGCGGGTGCTGCAATTGTCTCGCCCGCCTGTGACAAACACCTCCAGTGCACGCATACAGGTTGATAATGTTACCCACATGATCACACTGGTCGAGCTGGATCTCGAGCATTTCGAGCTCAATCCAGCTCAGCCAATCCAATGGCCGAAACAAATAAACGGTCACATTGTTCCTCGAGTTGACGCCGCCCTCATTCTTTACGATGTTACAGATGACGGCTCCATTCGCCAACTGCCCAAAACTGTCG CCGCTCTTACCAACTCAGGTCTACCAGCTATGCTAGGCGCTTGTAAATGCGATTGTCCCGAGGACGACTGGGAGATCAATGCGGACGAGTTAGCAAATCACCAATACTTCAAGCCGTGCATTGGCCAGTACAAGATTTCGAtagacagaccagacatttccaAAGCTTGCATAATCAGTGTCATTCGAGCGGCTGTAATGCATAGACGGG ATGAGAGCGGAGAAACGGTATCGAGAAGACGAGCACAGTCGGCAGCCAATCTTGAAGCGCCTGATCCATCAGCTGGCAGGCCACTTAGTGAGCACAGCAAGCATAGCAGGGCGAGCTCAGATTTTTCCATCCTTAAGACTTTTCCCAATCCACAGTCCAACGAAACCTACC GCTTTCGCGTCGATAAACCCGGGACCGACTCGTTTCTTGACATCGATGAATCCGACTCCGAATCCCACAGATACTCTGACGACATTCCCATCCTACAACGCAATGACGATGTCATCGTCGAAAAGCACCCAAAGATTGCCGGCGTCACGTTTGAGGAATTGGTAGACCGGTTACTAGCACCGCGATTATCCCGAGCGGACAACAATTTTTCGGATATATTCCTGTGTCTATACCGAAAGTTTGCCGCCCCCGGGCAGCTCTTTTCTGCCATTCTTGTACGACTGGATAAGGTTCGGGACGACAAAACCGCACATTATCTCACCAAAACGGCAACGCAACTTCGAATTATTGAGGTAGTAGCTAAATGGGTATCGCTGTACCCGGGCGACTTTGCTCGTCCTACCACGCGACGCAATCTCGAAGACTTTATCAAACACTTATCCACGGAGCCAATTTTTGCCATTGCAGCACAACAAATGCGCCGCaatctcttcttcaacgttattgaagatgatgatacGGGTTGGGCAAACTCGGACAATTCTGGAGACGAAATTGCTAGCAAGATACTGTCCAAAGAAATGAGCGACCTTTCCGCGGGAATCAATGCGTTGCAATTCGATGGCGAAACCGATAGTTTGGGCGGCTCAGAGAACCCTTCTACCGACAAAGGGAGCAGGCTGGGGAATCAGTTTCAGTTCAATTCTTACGAGGAGTACGAAAGAGAGGCCACCGTTTTGGAGCCCTCTGATCACCTTCCCATGAATAAGTTCCGTTATCACATATTCATGGACATTTCCGaatacgatattgctgaTGAACTGACTCGTATCGATTGGATCATGTTCTCTTCAATACGAATCCGTGACTTTGTGAGGCACGTCAGCTTGTCGGCATCACAAAAGGACAAGTGCAAGAGCTTGCAAAACGTGAACCGGATGATTAGCCACTTCAACCACATCGCCAAATGGGTCGCGAACATGATTTTGTTGCGAGACAAGGCTAAGCACCGGGCCcagatgttggagaagtttATGAACATTGCGCTGAAGCTGAGGCAGCTCAACAACTATAATGGACTGGCCGCCGTGCTGGCCGGAATAAATGGAACTGCCATTCATCGACTGGCACAAACTCGTGCCCTCGTGCCTACGGAGGTACAGAAACGGTTTGCTCGGCTGGTTATTCTCATGGGAACCCAAAAGAGCCACTTTGCGTATCGGCTGGCTTGGGAAAACTCCCCGCTGCCACGGATACCATTCATTCCGCTGCATCGACGTGATCTCGTAtcagcagaagaaggcagcaaaACGTTCCTCGGCCCCAACGATGATCGTATCAATTGGAAGAAGTTCGAGATACTGGGAGAGGTGTTGCTGCCAATTATGAAGAGTCAAGGGGCCGCGTATCCTAATTTGGCCAAGCATGAAACTGCGAGAGATTTGATCCTGGGTTGTCGCATGCCCGCGGATGACGAG GAAATCTATCAACGTAGCCTTCAGCTAGAAAGCAGCGCTTCAGGGCAAATAGAGCCGAGTAAGAAGAAATTTCCGTGGTTTGCCAAGTAG
- a CDS encoding RNA polymerase III subunit Rpc82 (similar to Verticillium alfalfae VaMs.102 XP_003007315.1), protein MQLDLGVFRHASVIMVKLQATRHTQPWFSPAKRWEAHTKHAAELCALLVNDLFGELPSRILVALLTKGRCTISQLVQHTSLGPRHLRNGLGVLIQQNLLYHYTDPDTRATHYEANSDACYNLVRSGRILEVINSQYGNAERDLVQTLMQLGYARIADLTHAFASRAPKTNGHTNGSHESSSGLIESKHHLNSALSRLIQAEILETVRPESFRNPAEVYREIEAEVTKTAPGEKASKNKIEQHMQIVDRFKTFRDQNKSLKRHLDQFSGPSTKRRRLQNGSSHSADPFDDDHDLNPNVVVRVNHEKCLVELRNQRLAEFAADALGEVTGHIYRSVLELLTGKVSRCRADPLVGEENKGPQPSVTTLQIYENLSDEVKVLGGIGKAPRDKIDFDSAEKIRSGPYAYDSDSEEEEEDGPDVRPTPLPRGRMARAAAAAAAAAKESEDDASEDDDDAQGNHTQTNGDRPTKVKFEDGATSKDSRLDQMRQHLLLLAESKHRFVRHCGTHGRGQWTVDFELLMDRLRESELDAYIEQSFGRHGLRLTRILREKGKLDEKMLPSAALMKKGDVQGKMLAMQMAGLVDVQEVPKDNSRLANRTLFFWFFDGERTQSQLLDDVYKGMLRCLQTLDVERHKERNILTFVERKDVKGKEEEVMTAEHYNKYNRHLEDQQKLLGQVMRLDDMVAVFRDY, encoded by the exons atgcagcttgATCTGGGAGTCTTCAGACACGCAAGTGTAATCATGGTGAAGCTCCAAGCCACTCGACATACGCAGCCTTGGTTCTCCCCTGCGAAGCGTTGGGAGGCGCAT ACTAAACATGCTGCAGAGCTCTGCGCTCTCCTAGTCAACGATCTTTTTGGCGAACTTCCATCC CGCATTCTGGTCgccctcctcaccaaggGCCGATGCACAATTTCGCAGCTCGTTCAGCACACGTCACTTGGCCCGCGACATCTTCGAaatggtcttggtgttttAATTCAGCAAAATCTTCTTTACCACTATACCGACCCCGATACGAGAGCAACACACTACGAGGCCAACTCGGATGCCTGCTACAACCTCGTGCGATCGGGCAGGATACTCGAGGTCATCAATAGCCAATACGGCAACGCAGAGAGAGATTTGGTTCAGACTTTGATGCAGCTTGGATATGCGAGAATCGCGGATCTGACCCATGCATTCGCCTCCCGAGCTCCAAAGACCAATGGACATACAAATGGATCTCATGAGTCATCCTCCGGGTTGATCGAATCTAAACACCACCTCAACTCGGCATTGTCACGATTGATACAGGCAGAAATATTGGAAACAGTTCGCCCAGAGAGCTTCCGCAACCCCGCCGAGGTGTATCGCGAAATCGAAGCTGAGGTCACCAAAACGGCCCCAGGAGAAAAGGCAAGCAAGAACAAAATAGAGCAGCACATGCAGATTGTGGATCGCTTCAAAACCTTTCGCGATCAGAACAAATCGCTCAAGCGGCATCTCGACCAGTTTTCTGGACCTTCTACGAAACGAAGGAGGTTACAAAATGGCTCCAGTCATTCTGCAGACCCATTTGACGATGACCATGACTTAAAT CCAAATGTAGTGGTTCGAGTCAATCATGAAAAATGCTTAGTCGAGCTTCGCAATCAACGACTGGCTGAATTTGCCGCTGATGCTCTTGGCGAGGTGACGGGCCACATCTACCGCTCCGTCTTGGAATTGCTCACAGGAAAGGTCTCAAGATGTCGGGCAGACCCTTTGGTTGGCGAAGAGAATAAAGGACCCCAGCCAAGTGTCACAACGCTGCAAATATACGAAAACCTGAGTGATGAAGTTAAAGTCCTTGGCGGAATTGGAAAGGCGCCTAGAGACAAAATAGATTTTGACAGCGCTGAGAAGATCAGATCGGGACCTTATGCCTACGACAGCGACtcggaggaagaagaggaagacggACCGGATGTGAGGCCTACCCCTCTTCCACGGGGGCGAATGGccagagcagcagcagcagcggcggccGCAGCCAAGGAAAGCGAGGACGATGCGTcagaggacgatgatgatgcccaAGGAAACCATACGCAAACCAACGGTGACAGACCAACAAAGGTGAAATTTGAAGATGGTGCTACGTCAAAAGACAGTCGCCTGGACCAAATGCGCCAACATCTGCTATTGCTAGCCGAGAGTAAGCACCGTTTTGTACGGCATTGCGGAACTCATGGCCGTGGTCAGTGGACTGTGGATTTTGAGCTCTTGATGGACAGGCTTCGCGAGTCGGAACTTGATGCATACATTGAGCAGTCCTTTGGACGCCACGGCCTCCGTCTGACTCGGATTCTACGGGAGAAGGGCAAGTTGGACGAGAAGATGCTTCCGTCGGCTGCCCTTATGAAGAAAGGGGACGTCCAAGGAAAAATGCTTGCCATGCAAATGGCGGGGTTGGTGGATGTCCAGGAAGTACCCAAGGACAACAGCAGGCTGGCAAACCGAACCCTATTTTTCTGGTTTTTTGACGGTGAACGAACACAGTCGCAATTGCTGGATGATGTCTACAAGGGAATGCTGCGATGCCTGCAAACACTGGACGTTGAGCGGCACAAGGAGCGCAATATCCTTACATTCGTGGAAAGAAAGGACGTCAAGGgaaaggaggaagaagtgaTGACGGCGGAGCACTACAATAAATACAACCGGCATCTGGAAGACCAGCAAAAACTCCTGGGCCAGGTGATGCGTCTCGATGACATGGTTGCAGTATTTAGAGATTATTGA
- a CDS encoding mitochondrial carrier protein YHM1/SHM1 (similar to Chaetomium globosum CBS 148.51 XP_001225893.1), protein MSPPTGNAGREKESNLARLLGSGSAGIAELAIFHPVDTIAKRLMSNQTRVANASQLNQVIFKDKAGAPLGRKFISLFPGLGYAAGYKVLQRIYKYGGQPVARDYLATHYGKDFESAFGKKTGKAIMHSTAGSLIGIGEIVLLPLDVLKIKRQTNPEAFKGRGVLKIVADEGFGLYRGWGWTAARNAPGSFALFGGSAFAKEYMFQLQDYNKATWFQNFVASIAGASASLVVSAPLDVIKTRIQNRNFDNPESGFRILTNMARKEGFSSFFKGLVPKLLMTGPKLVFSFWLAQTLIPAFDAAFSKQ, encoded by the exons ATGTCGCCCCCGACTGGAAATGCAGGCCGAGAGAAGGAgtccaacttggccagacTCCTAGGTTCAG GCTCCGCTGGTATCGCCGAGTTGGCAATTTTCCACCCC GTTGATACCATCGCGAAGCGATTGATGAGCAACCAGACCCGA GTCGCCAACGCAAGCCAATTGAACCAAGTCATTTTCAAGGACAAGGCTGGCGCTCCCCTCGGTCGAAAGTTCATCTCACTATTCCCCGGTCTCGGCTACGCTGCTGGTTACAAAGTCCTTCAGAGAATCTACAAGTACGGCGGTCAACCCGTTGCTCGTGACTACTTGGCCACGCACTATGGCAAGGACTTTGAGAGCGCATTTGGCAAGAAGACGGGCAAGGCTATCATGCACTCTACTGCTGGCAG TCTAATCGGTATTGGTGAGATTGTGCTCCTTCCCCTCGATGTCCTCAAGATCAAGCGCCAGACGAACCCCGAGGCCTTCAAGGGCCGTGGCGTCCTCAAAATTGTCGCCGACGAAGGATTCGGATTGTATCGAGGTTGGGGTTGGACTGCTGCCCGTAACGCCCCTGGTTCTTTCGCG CTGTTTGGAGGTTCTGCTTTCGCCAAAGAATACATGTTCCAGCTTCAAGACTACAACAAGGCAACCTGGTTCCAAAACTTTGTTGCTTCGATCGCTGGTGCCTCGGCCTCTCTCGTTGTTTCCGCCCCCTTGGATGTGATTAAGACCAGAATCCAGAACCGTAACTTTGACAACCCCGAGAGTGGATTCCGTATCTTGACCAACATGGCTCGCAAGGAAGGCTTCTCCAGTTTCTTCAAGGGTCTCGTTCCCAAG CTGCTCATGACTGGTCCCAAGCTCGTCTTCTCATTCTGGCTCGCCCAGACCCTAATTCCCGCCTTCGATGCCGCCTTCTCCAAGCAATAG
- a CDS encoding cytochrome b-c1 complex subunit 2 (similar to Verticillium alfalfae VaMs.102 XP_003007314.1), producing the protein MISRSSLAQTAQQAVRRSCSVQPLQRRGFAAAASTGAFETADVSGLKVASRDAHGPTTKLAVVAKAGTRYQPLPGLTNTQRRSALRITRESELLGGQLNASHTREALVLEASFLREDLPYFAELLAEVVSMTKYTTHEFHEDVERVLHIKQAALNANVSALALDNAHAVAFHNGLGASVYPSSSSPVQKYLNEEYIASYADVVYSKPNIAIVADGASTDTLTNWVGQFFKDVPAASQSGQSLKTEASKYYGGEQRTSHPGGNSMVIAFPGSDAAGSKPEIAVLAALLGGQPTIKWAPGFSLLSKATAGVSGLSVSASSLAYSDAGLLTVQLSGTAASVRKGAEETAKALKSIADGTVGKDDITKAVANAKFNILEKAQLRSPSLLQAGSGLVNSGKATDLAALAKGIDGVTADKLKTTAKALLDGKATVSTVGDLFVLPYAEEIGLRV; encoded by the exons ATGATCTCGAGATCGTCTCTCGCGCAAACCGCGCAGCAGGCCGTCCGTCGGTCCTGCAGCGTCCAGCCCTTGCAGCGCCGCGGttttgctgccgctgcctcGACGGGAGCCTTCGAGACGGCGGATGTGTCCGGGTTGAAGGTTGCTTCAAGGGATGCTCACGGTCCTACTACCAAGCTTGCGGttgttgccaaggctggTACTCGATACCAGCCTCTGCCTGGTTTGACC AACACCCAACGACGATCTGCCCTCCGCATTACTCGCGAGTCCGAACTTCTTGGTGGCCAATTGAATGCCTCACATACCCGAGAAGCCCTCGTCCTCGAGGCCAGCTTCCTCCGGGAAGATCTGCCTTACTTTGCCGAGCTTCTGGCCGAAGTGGTCTCAATGACCAAGTACACCA CCCACGAATTCCACGAAGATGTCGAGCGAGTTCTTCACATTAAGCAAGCCGCCCTCAATGCCAACGTTTCTGCCCTCGCCCTGGACAACGCTCACGCCGTCGCCTTCCACAATGGCCTTGGTGCTTCCGTTTACCCCTCGTCCTCTTCGCCCGTTCAGAAGTATCTGAACGAGGAGTACATCGCTAGCTACGCCGATGTCGTTTACTCTAAGCccaacattgccattgtcgccgATGGTGCCTCTACTGATACCCTGACCAACTGGGTCGGCCAGTTCTTCAAGGATGTGCCCGCCGCTTCCCAGAGCGGCCAGAGCCTCAAGACTGAGGCTTCCAAATACTATGGTGGCGAGCAGCGAACCAGCCACCCCGGTGGTAACTCCATGGTCATTGCCTTCCCCGGATCTGATGCCGCCGGCTCCAAGCCCGAGATTGCCGTTTTGGCCGCTCTGCTTGGTGGCCAGCCCACCATCAAGTGGGCTCCTGGCTTCAGCCTTCTCTCCAAGGCTACTGCTGGAGTGTCTGGTCTCTCTGTCTCCGCTTCTAGCTTGGCTTACTCTGACGCTGGTCTCCTGACTGTCCAACTGTCTGGTACTGCCGCCTCTGTCCGCAAGGGTGCTGAGGAGACTGCCAAGGCTCTGAAGAGCATCGCCGACGGCACTGTTGGCAAGGATGATATCACCAAGGCCGTTGCCaacgccaagttcaacattCTCGAGAAGGCTCAGCTGCGCTCCCCCAGCCTTCTGCAAGCCGGCTCTGGCCTCGTGAACAGCGGCAAGGCTACTGACTTGGCTGCTCTGGCTAAGGGTATTGATGGTGTTACTGCCGACAAGTTGAAGACT ACTGCCAAGGCCCTCCTGGATGGCAAGGCCACTGTTTCCACGGTTGGTGATTTGTTTGTGCTGCCATATGCTGAGGAGATTGGCCTTCGGGTATAA